The Struthio camelus isolate bStrCam1 chromosome 15, bStrCam1.hap1, whole genome shotgun sequence nucleotide sequence TTTTCTGGGCAGGATCCTGCCATGCCGGCATGGGGTGGCGTTCAGCTCACCAGTGGCCCAGCCCTGGCTTGGTCCCCCTGGGAAGGGGGATGGCCTGTCCCTGGGGTCCCCTGCTTGGCCGGACCCATGGCTGTGCCAGGGTCTGACTCCAGCTCTGTCACTGTCTCTGTCCCTGGGTCTCTGCAGGCAGCTCCCAGCAATGACAGCCCTGCAGACCCTCCATCTCAGGAACACCCAGCGCACCCAGAGCAACCTTCCCACCAGCCTCGAGGGCCTGACGAACCTGGCAGGTAGGGCCAGGGCACGCGGCACCAGCAGCCTCGGGCTCTCCCGGCCCTGGCACTGGGCTGGCCAGCAGCCTCACCCCACTGTCTTCCCCTAGATGTGGACCTGTCCTGCAACGAGCTCAGCCGCGTCCCCGAGTGCCTCTACACCCTGAACAGCTTGCGGCGCCTCAACCTCAGCAGCAACCAGATCGCAGAGCTGTCTCTCTGCATTGACCAGTGGACCCAGCTGGAGACCCTCAACCTGTCCCGTAACCAGCTCACCTCCTTGCCCGTACGTAGCATACCAGCCCATATGTCAtgtccctgcacttgcctctgcgCCATCCAGCTCTCCCTTACCCCAccatctccctccttccccagtcGGCCATCTGCAAGCTGACCAAGCTGAAGAAAATGTACCTGAACTCCAACAAGCTCGACTTCGACGGGATCCCCTCGGGCATCGGCAAGCTCACCAGCCTTGAGGAGTTCATGGCAGCCAACAACAACCTGGAGCTCATCCCTGAGAGCCTGTGCAGGTAGGGAAGAGCCATACCATCTCTGAGAGGTGACACAGAGCCTGCATCATGGGACCTACAGAGGGACAGGAGGTCCCCCAGCATCCCTAAATGATGCATCCCGGTCCAGGGGCCCCAGCCCAGCCTTTCGCCAGCATTTCCCTGCCCCGCAGGTGCTCCAAGCTGAGGAAGCTGGTGCTGAACAAGAACCGCCTGGTGACGCTGCCGGAGGCCATTCACTTTCTGACAGACGTGGAGGTGAGAGCCCAGACAACCCCTCTGCCGCAGGGTGTGCCAGGGTGTCCCTGGGGTCTCAAGGCTGTCAAGAGGGATGGGGGTGAGGTGAGAACAGGTGGCCTtggggccaaaaaaaaaatccattctgggAAACAGTTCAGCCCAGGTACATGGTGTATTTGGGTTCCTTCCACATCCCCTCACTCCCACCACACCCTAGGGTGCTCCAAAGGTCCCTGAGGAGGTGCAAATCCACCCTGGGGCAGGGTCCACTCCCCCGTCCCAGCCCTCAGCATCCCTCTGAGCCTGTGCTTCAGAGCAGTGAGGTCTCCTGTCCCCTCCATGGCAGATCCTGGACGTGCGCGAGAACCCCAACCTGGTGATGCCCCCGAAGCCGGTGGACCGGACGTCAGAGTGGTACAACATCGACTTCTCCCTGCAGAACCAGCTGCGCCTGgcaggagcctccccggctactgTGGCAGCCGCTGCGGCAGGTAAGTGCGCGGGAACGTGGGCAAGAGCTCCTGCCCTGGGCAATGTGCCAGGAGAGGCTGGGATTGGAGCGGGGAGGGCAAGGAAAAAGCCCCGAAGGGCGAGTGTGGCATGCCGCACTTGAGGCACAGGTTTCCCAGCTGCATCTCACTCCgtgccccgtgtccccagggaGTGGCACCAAGGACCCCCTGGCCCGCAAGATGCGGCTCCGGCGGCGCAAGGACTCAGCCCAGGACGACCAGGCCAAGCAGGTGCTGAAGGGCATGTCAGATGTGGCCCAGGAGAAGAACAAGAAGCTAGAGGTAGAATCTGGGGCAGGGAGGCGGGATAGCCGTCCCTGAGCGGCCCCTCTGTGGCCCTGGTCAGCCCTGAGTGCCAGCAGGGTCCTGGCTGTCCCCAGCATGGTGACGTGCCCCCGTCCCCACAGGAGAATGGGGACACAAGGGCACCGGACCCAAAGACACGCCGCTGGGAGCAGGGCCTGGAGAAGCCACAGCTGGACTACTCAGAGTTCTTCAGCGAGGATGTGGGGCAGCTGCCCGGCGTCTGCGTCTGGCAGATCGAGAACTTTGTGCCCACGCTGGTGGATGAAGCTTTCCACGGCAAGTTCTACGAGGCCGACTGCTACATTGTGCTCAAGGTACCTGGGGAGGTGCCAGGGCCCCCCGCCACCTCCTGCCACCATGGTCCTAGACTGCTGCTGGCCCATCTTACGCGCTGTCCCTCCCTAGACCTTCCTGGACGAGAATGGCTCCCTGAACTGGGAGATCTACTACTGGATTGGGCAGGAGGCCACGCTGGACAAGAAGGCCTGCTCCGCCATCCATGCCGTCAACCTCCGCAACTACCTGGGGGCTGAGTGCCGCAGTATCCGGGAGGAGATGGGGGACGAGAGCGATGAGTTCCTTCAGGTGAGGCTGCCCtggccccccaccagccccccaacctgcctctcccaccctgaccccctccctgcccccaggtCTTCGACCACGACATCTCCTACATCGAGGGCGGCACAGCCAGTGGCTTCTTCACTGTTGAGGACACGCAATACGTCACCAGGTACCGCTGGGGTGGGGGGTCTGGGGTCCCAGCAGCCCTTGGGCtggggggaggcctggggaaggcGGTGCCCCACATCCCACCGTGGCTGTCTCTCCCCAGGCTGTACCGCGTCTATGGGAAGAAGAACGTCAAGCTAGAGCCAGTGGCGCTGAAGGGGACGTCACTGGACCCTCGGTGAGCGGAGAGGACGCACAGCCCCGGTGGGGGAACAGGGCTAGACTGGCAGGGTCTAGCAAGGACTCTCCGGCCACAGCTCTGGGGTAGAAAACAGCCGTACCAGCACCTTTCCGCAAGGACATGGGTTCAAACCCTGCTTGGGCCACAGGTGCCACTGGGCTGGTAGCCCCACCAGCTGCAGTTCCCTGCCCTGCGAGGAGCAGTGCCCCACGGCGGAGGGGCTGCCCTGTCCCCAAGATCTGAGGGGACGCTCGGTGTGCCCTGCTCTCACCCAGCCATGCTCTTCCCACTGCCTCTTCCAGGTTTGTCTTCCTCCTGGACCACGGCCTCAACCTCTTCGTGTGGCGGGGGAGCCAGGCGACGCTGAGCAGCACCACCAAGGCCAGGTAGGGCTGGTCGGGGGGGATAaggcagcaccctggggtgcgacggggggtGCTGGGCACCCGCTCACCCCCTCGCCTGCCTCTGCTGCAGGCTCTTTGCTGAGAAGATCAACAAGAACGAGAGGAAGGGCAAGGCGGAGATCACTCTACTTGTCCAGGGCCAGGAGACTCCTGACttctgggaggcgctgggggggcaGCCCGAGGAGATCAGGCCCTGCGTCCCCGATGACTTCCAGCCGCACAAGCCCAAGCTGTACAAGGTGGGGTACCGCAGGGCTGCCAGAGTCCCCGGGGGGGCCGCTGGAGCCCCGCCTGCCCTCACTcctggccctgcccctctgcaggTTGGCCTTGGCCTGGGCTACCTGGAGCTGCCCCAGATCAACTACAAGCTCTCGGTGGAGCACAAGAAGAGGCTGAAGGCTGACCTGATGCCGGAGATGCGCCTGGTAGCGTGGGATGGAGGGGTGGGGGTTGTTCCCAGTCTGACCAGTGACACTAGTTTTGTGCCCTATCTGCCTCCATCTGGGCCCTGGGGCAGGAGTAcagagctggagagctgggtcTGACCAGTAGGACCCCAGGTGGGGGGTTGCTCtgctcttcccagctctgtttcagGAGCAGGCAGGGAGTTTTCCAGCCTGGGAAGCCTGATCAGCACCAGCAGGCACCTGACCCCTCTGGTGCTTgcagctgcagagcctgctggacACCAAGAGCGTGTACATCCTGGACTGCTGGTCCGATGTCTTCATCTGGATTGGGCGGAAGTCGCCGCGGCtggtgcgggcggcggcgctgaAGCTGAGCCAGGAGCTGTGCGGCATGCTGCACCGGCCCAAGCATGCCATGGTCAGCAGAAATCTGGAGGGCACTGAGTGCcaggtgaggccgggcaggggaGCTGCGCAGCGTAGGGttccccttccctgcctgcaAATGGGCACGTTCACCTTGGTGAGGgtgctgggtgcctgggaggATGCTGTGGGTGCGTTACCTGCTGGCAGGGTGCCTCGCACCTCGCTGATGTGCCACGCTCCCCGGCTCAGGTGTTCAAGTCCAAGTTCAAGAACTGGGACGATGTCCTGCGGGTAGATTACACCCGCAACGCCGAGACCGTGCTGCAGGACAGTGGCCTGGCCGGCAAGGTCCGCAAGGATGCTGAGAAGAAAGACCAGATGAAGGCCGACCTCACAGCGCTCTTCCTGCCCCGCCAGCCTCCCATGCCCCTGAGCGAGGtagggccgggcagggggctgggggtcaTCCTTCGTGTCCTCCCCACCCTAGCGGTGGGCTGGTCACAGCACTAGCCCCAGGCTAGCTGGCCCCAGCTGACCAAACAtgtggggctgcaggcagagcagctgatGGAGGAGTGGAACGAGGACCTGGACGGTATGGAGGGCTTCGTGCTAGAGGGCAAGAAATTCGCTCGCCTGCCTGAGGAGGAGTTCGGCCACTTCCACACCCATGACTGCTACGTCTTCCTCTGCAGGTGACATCCAGCTCTTTCCTTCTCAGGGGCTGCTGGACCCTCCTGGACCCCTGCCTAGGTTTGCCCCATACCCCCACGTCacccccttgtccctgccctCAGGTACTGGGTGCCAGTGGAGTACGAGGatgaagaggagaagaagaagaaaggcgagggcaaaggggaagaggagggcgaggaagaggaggaggagaagcagcccGAGGAAGACTTCCAGTGCATCGTCTACTTCTGGCAGGGCCGCGAGGCCTCCAACATGGGCTGGCTCACCTTCACCTTCAGCCTCCAGAAGAAGTTTGAGAGTCTCTTTCCTGGCAAGCTGGAGGTGATACCCTGCCCTGGCATCTCCCCATGCCATGGtggacacctccccccccccccccccccccaaaacctgctcTGGGGATCTCCAGCCCCACGGGGATCTCCTGCCTTGGGTTTCCCCCTTCCCACTCCTGGGGAGTGACACAAGGGTCCCCCAAGCCCCTCTGCCTTGCCTCCCTGCTCCCCTGTGCCCTCTCTGCCTAGGGGCAGGGCTTATGGCAGAGACGGTTGGCACCCCAGGGCCAGCCTCAACTCCCCACCATACCCGGGTGCTGGTGTTCCCACGCAGCAGGGGGAAGTGGTGTAGGTTTGGAGGTGCCTGTGGCCCTGCTGATGCCTGTCCCTGGCCAGGTCGTGCGCATGACCCAGCAGCAGGAGAACCCCAAGTTCCTCTCACACTTCAAGAGGAGGTTCGTCATCCACAGGGGCAAGCGGAAGGACAGGGCCagcgtgccccagcccagcctctACCACATCCGCACCAACGGCGGGGCCCTCTGCACCAGGTGAGCCCCCCTGAGCCaggcagcacccgtgggtgctgcccACACACCCAGGCTCGGCAGGGGGATGCGCTCGTGGGCACGGCCACGCTGACAGTACCTCGCGGGGCTATTTTCTAGATGCATCCAGATCAACACGGACGCCGGTCTGCTCAACTCTGAGTTTTGCTTCATTCTCAAGGTACCCAGGGCTGGAGCACCTAGTGCCACCCCCTGCCAGCTGCTCGGCTGCTTGTCCCcgtcccccagcaggcagccttgacccactgctctcccccagGTGCCCTTTGAGAGCACCGACAACCAGGGCATTGTCTACACCTGGGTTGGCCGGGCAGCCGACCCTGACGAGGCCAAACTGGCCGAGGACATCATGAACCACATGTTTGATGACTCCTACAGCAAGCAGGTGAGCGTttgtggggggggcaggaggggactgCCCTGCCTGACAGGGGCACAACAGGGTTTAGGCACTGTCT carries:
- the FLII gene encoding protein flightless-1 homolog, coding for MAATGVLPFVRGVDLSGNDFKGGYFPEHVKAMTSLRWLKLNRTGLCYLPEELASLQKLEHLSVSHNSLTTLHGELSGLPCLRAIVARANSLKNSGVPDDIFQLDDLSVLDLSYNQLTECPRELENAKNMLVLNLGHNSIETIPNQLFINLTDLLYLDLSNNKLESLPPQMRRLVHLQTLILNDNPLLHAQLRQLPAMTALQTLHLRNTQRTQSNLPTSLEGLTNLADVDLSCNELSRVPECLYTLNSLRRLNLSSNQIAELSLCIDQWTQLETLNLSRNQLTSLPSAICKLTKLKKMYLNSNKLDFDGIPSGIGKLTSLEEFMAANNNLELIPESLCRCSKLRKLVLNKNRLVTLPEAIHFLTDVEILDVRENPNLVMPPKPVDRTSEWYNIDFSLQNQLRLAGASPATVAAAAAGSGTKDPLARKMRLRRRKDSAQDDQAKQVLKGMSDVAQEKNKKLEENGDTRAPDPKTRRWEQGLEKPQLDYSEFFSEDVGQLPGVCVWQIENFVPTLVDEAFHGKFYEADCYIVLKTFLDENGSLNWEIYYWIGQEATLDKKACSAIHAVNLRNYLGAECRSIREEMGDESDEFLQVFDHDISYIEGGTASGFFTVEDTQYVTRLYRVYGKKNVKLEPVALKGTSLDPRFVFLLDHGLNLFVWRGSQATLSSTTKARLFAEKINKNERKGKAEITLLVQGQETPDFWEALGGQPEEIRPCVPDDFQPHKPKLYKVGLGLGYLELPQINYKLSVEHKKRLKADLMPEMRLLQSLLDTKSVYILDCWSDVFIWIGRKSPRLVRAAALKLSQELCGMLHRPKHAMVSRNLEGTECQVFKSKFKNWDDVLRVDYTRNAETVLQDSGLAGKVRKDAEKKDQMKADLTALFLPRQPPMPLSEAEQLMEEWNEDLDGMEGFVLEGKKFARLPEEEFGHFHTHDCYVFLCRYWVPVEYEDEEEKKKKGEGKGEEEGEEEEEEKQPEEDFQCIVYFWQGREASNMGWLTFTFSLQKKFESLFPGKLEVVRMTQQQENPKFLSHFKRRFVIHRGKRKDRASVPQPSLYHIRTNGGALCTRCIQINTDAGLLNSEFCFILKVPFESTDNQGIVYTWVGRAADPDEAKLAEDIMNHMFDDSYSKQVINEGEEPENFFWVGIGSQKPYDEDADYMKHSRLFRCSNEKGYFSVSEKCSDFCQDDLADDDIMLLDNGREVYMWVGTQTSQVEIKLSLKACQVYIQHMRSKDPARPRKLRLVRKGNEPWPFTRCFHAWSAFRKPPA